From Diospyros lotus cultivar Yz01 chromosome 4, ASM1463336v1, whole genome shotgun sequence, a single genomic window includes:
- the LOC127800736 gene encoding GTP-binding protein OBGC, chloroplastic: MASSVSICFSPQALARPNSRNPRKPFPRKISTKTNSKRRLPDNCTIRTTFDDLPATPLSGGEATTYTRLPPKDDFYLPLFDSSYQPSAEVKLSELNEADQKASNYAVEREAVEEVFNVRSGFDSGKYELFEVDSDSDWGEDEDEDDDGFGDEVVGIEKVFGGDGIEEGEVMEKEKGVPAVMRCFDRAKIYAKAGDGGNGVVAFRREKYVPLGGPSGGDGGRGGNVYVEVDGSMNSLLPFRQSIHFRAGRGRHGQGRKQAGAKGEDVVVKVAPGTVVREAGEDGEQGEVLLEMLYPGQRALLLPGGRGGRGNASFKSGSNKVPKIAENGEEGPEMWLELELKLVADVGIVGAPNAGKSTFLSVISAAQPAIANYPFTTLLPNLGIVSFDYDSTMVIADLPGLLEGAHRGYGLGHEFLRHTERCSALVHVVDGSSEQPEYEFDAVRLELELFSPELSKKPYLVAFNKMDLPEASERWRSFQERLQARGIDIFCMSAVKREGTNEVICAAYELVRKRMEDKKEEGWIDPVSLNHVADMVQRQRTAPINEFEISHDSSTNTWHVVGSGLQRFVQMTNWRYIDSERRFQHVLEACGVYKSLVRLGVKEGDTVIVGEMEMVWHDSADPSASALRKGSAGSFKWPRWT; encoded by the exons ATGGCTTCGTCAGTATCTATATGCTTCTCGCCGCAAGCCTTAGCTCGCCCAAACAGTAGAAACCCTCGGAAGCCTTTCCCCAGAAAGATCTCTACTAAGACCAACTCGAAACGCAGGCTCCCTGACAACTGCACGATTCGCACCACATTCGATGACCTCCCGGCGACGCCGCTATCCGGCGGCGAGGCCACCACCTACACCCGCCTTCCTCCCAAAGACGACTTCTACCTTCCTTTGTTCGACTCTTCCTATCAACCTTCGGCCGAGGTCAAGCTTTCCGAGTTGAACGAGGCGGATCAGAAGGCCTCTAATTACGCCGTTGAGCGCGAGGCTGTGGAGGAAGTGTTTAATGTAAGGTCAGGGTTCGATAGCGGAAAGTATGAGTTGTTTGAGGTGGATTCTGATTCCGATTGGGGGGAGGACGAGGacgaagatgatgatggatttGGTGATGAGGTGGTAGGGATTGAGAAAGTTTTTGGCGGTGATGGGATTGAGGAAGGAGAAGtgatggagaaggagaagggagTGCCGGCGGTGATGCGTTGCTTCGACAGGGCGAAGATTTATGCGAAGGCCGGGGATGGCGGGAACGGCGTGGTGGCGTTTCGCCGCGAGAAGTACGTGCCGTTGGGTGGGCCGTCGGGCGGCGACGGAGGGAGGGGAGGGAATGTGTATGTGGAGGTGGATGGATCGATGAATTCACTGTTGCCGTTCAGGCAGAGCATCCATTTCCGGGCTGGGAGGGGGCGGCACGGGCAGGGGAGGAAGCAGGCTGGGGCAAAGGGGGAGGATGTGGTGGTGAAGGTGGCGCCGGGAACGGTTGTGAGGGAGGCCGGGGAGGATGGAGAGCAAGGGGAGGTGCTGTTGGAGATGTTATATCCGGGGCAAAGGGCTTTGTTGTTGCCTGGAGGAAGAGGGGGGAGAGGCAATGCATCTTTCAAGTCTGGGTCGAATAAGGTGCCTAAGATTGCAGAGAATGGAGAGGAAGGTCCAGAAAT GTGGTTGGAGTTGGAGCTAAAATTGGTGGCAGATGTTGGAATTGTTGGTGCTCCAAATGCGGGAAAAAGCACATTTCTTAGTGTTATTAGTGCTGCTCAGCCAGCTATTGCGAATTATCCATTTACAACTTTACTTCCAAATCTTGGTATTGTATCATTTGACTATGATAGTACAATGGTCATAGCAGATCTCCCAGGTTTACTTGAAGGAGCACACCGTGGTTATGGTTTAGGCCATGAGTTTCTCCGGCACACTGAAAGATGTTCTGCTCTG GTGCATGTTGTTGATGGTTCATCAGAGCAACCAGAATATGAATTTGATGCTGTTCGTCTTGAGCTTGAATTGTTTAGTCCTGAACTTTCCAAGAAGCCTTATTTAGTTGCCTTCAATAAAATGGATCTTCCAGAGGCATCTGAAAGGTGGAGATCTTTCCAGGAAAGGCTGCAAGCTCGCGGCAttgatattttttgtatgagtGCTGTGAAGAGAGAGGGTACTAATGAAGTGATCTGTGCTGCATATGAGCTTGTGCGGAAGAGAATGGAGGACAAAAAGGAAGAAG GTTGGATTGATCCAGTAAGCTTAAATCATGTGGCTGATATGGTGCAGAGGCAGCGAACAGCCCCCATTAATGAATTTGAGATATCTCATGACAGCAGTACTAACACATGGCATGTTGTTGGCTCTGGGTTACAACGTTTTGTTCAAATGACAAATTGGCG GTACATAGATTCTGAGAGAAGATTCCAGCATGTTTTGGAGGCATGTGGTGTATACAAGTCTCTCGTTAGACTTGGTGTCAAGGAGGGCGACACTGTTATTGTTGGTGAG